The proteins below are encoded in one region of Aphelocoma coerulescens isolate FSJ_1873_10779 unplaced genomic scaffold, UR_Acoe_1.0 HiC_scaffold_73, whole genome shotgun sequence:
- the LOC138102369 gene encoding serine/threonine-protein kinase pim-1-like, with translation MHDWNALQGLKEPYRLGSLLGRGGFGSVFAATRLSDGAPVAIKRVPRNRIGHWGELPDGTSAPLEVVLLHKVSTGFPGIVQLLEWLELPNNVVLVLERPERSQDLLHFIRARGFLCEEVARHLFRQVLEAVRHCTSCGVLHRDIKPENILVDLATGQAKLIDFGCGTYLQAAAYTSFAGTPSYSPPEWTLLGWYHGEAATVWSLGIVLHQMVCGEHSARISSNDVYLCSPRKGPH, from the exons atgcatgact GGAATGcgctgcagggcctgaaggagccgtaccggctgggttcgctgctggggcgcggcggcttcggcagcgtcttcgcggccacgcggctctcggacggcgccccg gtggccatcaaacgggtgccgcggaaccgcatcggccattggggcgagctg cccgacggcaccaGCGCACCACTCGAGGTCGTGCTGCTGCACAAGGTGTCCACcggcttccctggcatcgtccagctcctCGAGTGGCTtgagctccccaacaacgtggtgctggtgctggagcgTCCGGAGCGGTCCCAGGACCTCCTTCATTTCATtcgggcacggggcttcctgtgcgaggaggtggcgcggcacctgttccgccaggtgctggaggccgtgcggcactgcaccagctgcggggtcctgcaccgggacatcaaaccagagaacatcctggttgacctggccaccgggcaggccaaactcattgactttggctgtggcacctacctgcaagctgcagcctacaccagctttgcag gaacaccgtcctacagccccccggaatggaccctgttaggctggtaccacggcgaggcagcgaccgtctggtccctgggcatcgtgctgcaccagatggtctgcggggagcac AGTGCCAGAATCTCATCCAACGATGTTTATCTgtgctctcctcggaaaggccctcattag